From the genome of Phytohabitans rumicis, one region includes:
- a CDS encoding winged helix-turn-helix domain-containing protein gives MRVLVTEDDAALRLAVDASLRGAGFAVDTAADLPQADEALSVNSYDCAVFDRILPGGDALRYVAVRRQAGWSIPVLFLTARDAVSDRVAGLAWGDDYLVKPFAVAELVVRVRSLCRRGEAGQAPVLRHADIELDTGRHEATRAGAPLTMTAKEFAVLRRLLTDAGRPVPRDELIAAAWDELVPPASNVLEVVVAQLRRKLGAPAVLHTVRGVGYLLR, from the coding sequence GTGCGGGTACTGGTCACCGAGGACGACGCGGCGCTGCGGTTGGCGGTCGACGCATCGCTGCGGGGCGCGGGGTTCGCAGTGGACACCGCGGCCGACCTTCCCCAGGCGGACGAGGCGCTGAGCGTCAACTCCTACGACTGCGCGGTATTCGACCGGATCCTGCCCGGCGGCGACGCCCTGCGGTACGTGGCGGTGCGCCGCCAGGCCGGCTGGTCCATACCCGTGCTGTTCCTCACCGCACGGGACGCCGTGAGCGACCGCGTCGCCGGTCTCGCCTGGGGCGATGACTACCTCGTCAAACCGTTCGCGGTGGCCGAGCTGGTGGTCCGGGTACGCAGCCTGTGCCGGCGCGGCGAGGCCGGCCAGGCCCCCGTGCTGCGACACGCGGACATCGAGCTCGACACCGGCAGGCACGAGGCCACGCGGGCCGGCGCGCCGCTCACCATGACCGCGAAGGAGTTCGCGGTGCTCCGGCGGCTGCTCACCGACGCCGGGCGACCGGTGCCGCGGGACGAGCTGATCGCCGCCGCCTGGGACGAGCTGGTCCCGCCCGCCTCGAACGTGCTGGAGGTCGTCGTCGCCCAGCTGCGCCGCAAGCTCGGGGCACCCGCGGTGCTGCACACGGTGCGCGGCGTCGGTTACCTGCTGCGCTGA
- a CDS encoding metalloregulator ArsR/SmtB family transcription factor has protein sequence MDEVAAAIADPVRRDILVMLREQRLPAGEIADRFMISRPAVSRHLRVLRESGLVRDTLVGRQRFYELDTSRFAGLIEWLDQFTRAASWERRLDALETEVYRTRRERRQRGTTDQQQENTA, from the coding sequence GTGGACGAGGTGGCGGCGGCAATCGCTGACCCGGTGCGGCGCGACATCCTGGTGATGCTGCGCGAGCAGCGGCTCCCCGCGGGGGAGATCGCCGACCGCTTCATGATCAGCCGGCCCGCCGTCAGCCGGCACCTGCGGGTGCTCCGGGAAAGCGGCCTGGTCCGCGACACCCTCGTCGGCCGGCAACGCTTCTACGAGCTGGACACGTCACGGTTCGCCGGCTTGATCGAGTGGCTCGACCAGTTCACCCGGGCCGCCAGCTGGGAGCGCCGCCTCGACGCGCTGGAGACCGAGGTCTATCGCACCCGTCGCGAGCGCCGACAGCGCGGCACGACGGATCAACAACAGGAGAACACGGCATGA
- a CDS encoding hydroxyacid-oxoacid transhydrogenase: MTAGGETVFTYAAPRLKFGAGAADEIGFDLGQYGAQRVLVITDAGVAATGSPHRIVAAMRGYGIQAEIFTEVHVEPTDVSLRYAVEAASHGGPWDGFVAVGGGSSIDTAKAVNLLTTNPGDLMEYVNPPVGAGLAPRQPLKPLVAVPTTTGTGSESTTICVLDVLDLKVKTGISHASLRPTLAVVDPLLTVTQPPQVTAASGMDILCHALESYTAKPYTAFDRKAPHERVPYCGANPVADMWSEKALALLARSLRAAVADGADLDARTDLAMAATFAGMGFGNAGVHLPHANAYPIAGGVRDFRPDGYPDGEPLVPHGMAVSLTAPEAFRFTFASSPERHLRAAQLLAPRRTGDPVERLPAELISLMRAIGMPNGIGAVGYRERDIDALVAGTMKQQRLLATAPRPVTEDDIAGILTRSLTLWT; this comes from the coding sequence ATGACCGCCGGCGGGGAGACCGTTTTCACGTACGCGGCGCCGCGGCTGAAGTTCGGTGCGGGCGCGGCCGACGAGATCGGCTTCGACCTCGGTCAGTACGGCGCTCAGCGCGTGCTCGTGATCACCGACGCGGGGGTGGCCGCGACCGGCTCCCCGCACCGGATCGTGGCGGCGATGCGCGGGTACGGCATCCAGGCCGAGATCTTCACCGAGGTGCACGTGGAGCCCACCGACGTGTCCCTGCGGTACGCCGTCGAGGCGGCCAGCCACGGCGGGCCGTGGGACGGGTTCGTGGCGGTGGGCGGCGGATCCAGCATCGATACGGCGAAGGCGGTGAACCTGCTCACCACCAATCCCGGTGACCTGATGGAGTACGTCAACCCGCCGGTGGGCGCCGGACTGGCCCCGCGGCAGCCACTCAAACCGCTCGTCGCGGTGCCCACCACCACCGGTACCGGCTCGGAGAGCACCACGATCTGCGTGCTGGACGTGCTCGACCTCAAGGTGAAGACCGGCATCAGTCACGCCTCCCTGCGCCCCACGCTCGCGGTCGTCGATCCACTGTTGACGGTCACGCAACCGCCCCAGGTGACGGCGGCCAGCGGGATGGACATCCTGTGCCACGCGCTGGAGAGCTACACGGCCAAGCCGTACACCGCCTTCGACCGCAAGGCGCCGCACGAGCGGGTGCCGTACTGCGGCGCGAACCCGGTGGCCGACATGTGGTCCGAGAAGGCGCTGGCGCTGCTGGCCCGCTCGCTGCGGGCGGCCGTGGCGGACGGTGCGGACCTCGACGCCCGGACCGATCTGGCGATGGCGGCGACGTTCGCGGGCATGGGCTTCGGGAACGCCGGGGTGCACCTCCCGCACGCCAACGCGTACCCGATCGCCGGTGGTGTGCGGGACTTCCGCCCGGACGGCTACCCCGACGGCGAGCCTCTGGTGCCGCATGGCATGGCGGTGTCGCTGACCGCCCCGGAGGCGTTCCGCTTCACCTTCGCGTCCAGCCCGGAGCGCCACCTGCGCGCCGCGCAACTGCTGGCGCCGCGGCGGACCGGCGACCCGGTCGAGCGGCTGCCCGCGGAACTGATCTCGCTCATGCGCGCGATCGGGATGCCGAACGGCATCGGCGCGGTCGGCTACCGCGAGCGGGACATCGACGCGCTGGTCGCGGGCACGATGAAGCAGCAGCGGCTGCTGGCCACCGCGCCGCGGCCGGTGACGGAGGACGACATCGCCGGCATCCTCACCCGTTCGCTGACGCTCTGGACCTGA
- a CDS encoding AfsR/SARP family transcriptional regulator yields MARGSGSGEREREGAATVLFHVLGPLEVHGGDAAACRLGAGKPATLLATLLLQPNAWVAADELTETMWPEHAVPVSVRANLKTYVWQLRRLLPDHDGQPRFERRAGAYRIRVRPGELDAHRFGELTADARRAAAANEPDAAATLLEQALRLWRGRPFAGLDTAAARTVSSRLEQQRDEAREHLAELQVALGRGVDAVATLRAVTAEAPLREGAWVRLVRTLHAAGRRAEAIVAYRQAREVLSTELGVEPGAALTEAYRLVAGGTPSGKVRRELPRDVPLTGRAHELATVMRAATGLMPVVLVDGMAGAGKTAFAVHAAHRLAPAYPDGQFYLDLSGADQQGRPDTAYTLERLLRGIGVPAAAVPSDVDERSALWRSELADRRVLLVLDGVPDGGRLAPLLPAAPACLTLVTTASRGWHLDGAARIALRPLAQVDAAALFRSAAGRRALAEPAAVAAVVRRCGGLPAALRDAAARLQSRPQWTVRRLADELDDDPCRTLTDTVRRSVADVCRRLAGAEQAAWRALGDLPEDFAAAAAAPAMGVTAGAARAAMEALVDRGLLEVVSPERYRSHCLVRHLAKCAAPGTGPSRTHLRDHRRVA; encoded by the coding sequence ATGGCGCGGGGCTCCGGGTCCGGCGAACGCGAGCGGGAGGGTGCGGCGACGGTGCTGTTCCATGTTCTGGGGCCCCTTGAGGTCCACGGCGGCGACGCGGCGGCATGCCGGCTGGGTGCGGGCAAGCCCGCCACGCTGCTGGCAACCTTGCTGCTGCAGCCTAACGCCTGGGTGGCGGCGGACGAGCTGACCGAGACGATGTGGCCGGAACATGCCGTGCCCGTCTCGGTCCGGGCCAACCTGAAGACGTACGTCTGGCAGCTGCGCCGTCTGCTGCCGGACCACGACGGCCAGCCCCGGTTCGAGCGCCGGGCCGGTGCGTACCGGATCCGGGTCAGGCCCGGTGAGCTGGACGCCCACCGGTTCGGCGAGCTCACCGCCGATGCCCGGCGAGCCGCGGCGGCGAACGAGCCGGACGCGGCGGCGACCCTGCTGGAGCAGGCGCTGCGGCTGTGGCGCGGGCGCCCCTTCGCCGGCCTCGACACCGCCGCGGCCAGGACCGTGTCGAGCCGGCTCGAGCAGCAGCGCGACGAGGCGCGCGAACACCTCGCCGAGCTGCAGGTCGCGCTGGGCCGCGGCGTGGACGCGGTGGCGACCCTGCGGGCCGTCACCGCCGAGGCACCGCTGCGCGAAGGGGCCTGGGTACGGCTGGTGCGCACGCTGCACGCGGCGGGCCGGCGTGCCGAGGCGATCGTCGCCTACCGGCAGGCCCGGGAGGTCCTGTCCACCGAGCTAGGCGTCGAGCCGGGAGCCGCGCTCACCGAGGCGTACCGGCTGGTGGCCGGCGGTACGCCGAGCGGGAAGGTCCGCCGCGAGCTGCCCCGGGACGTGCCGCTGACCGGCCGGGCGCACGAGCTGGCCACCGTCATGCGGGCCGCGACGGGCCTGATGCCCGTGGTGCTGGTCGACGGCATGGCCGGAGCGGGCAAGACCGCCTTCGCGGTGCACGCCGCCCACCGGCTGGCGCCGGCCTACCCGGACGGCCAGTTCTACCTGGACCTGTCGGGCGCCGACCAGCAGGGCCGGCCGGACACGGCGTACACCCTGGAACGGTTGCTGCGCGGCATCGGCGTACCCGCGGCGGCCGTTCCGTCCGATGTGGACGAGCGGTCCGCGCTGTGGCGCTCCGAGCTGGCCGACCGGCGGGTGCTGCTGGTGCTGGACGGCGTGCCCGACGGCGGCCGGCTGGCGCCTTTGCTGCCCGCGGCCCCCGCGTGCCTGACCCTGGTGACCACCGCGAGCCGTGGCTGGCACCTGGACGGCGCGGCGCGGATCGCGCTGCGGCCGTTGGCGCAGGTCGACGCCGCCGCCCTGTTCCGGTCGGCGGCCGGCCGGCGGGCGTTGGCGGAGCCGGCGGCCGTCGCGGCCGTCGTACGCCGCTGCGGTGGCCTTCCGGCCGCGCTGCGCGACGCCGCCGCCCGGCTCCAGTCGCGACCACAGTGGACGGTCCGGCGGCTGGCCGACGAGCTCGACGACGATCCCTGCCGGACGCTGACCGACACCGTCCGCCGCTCGGTCGCCGATGTCTGCCGGCGGTTGGCCGGTGCCGAGCAGGCCGCGTGGCGCGCACTGGGCGACCTGCCCGAGGACTTCGCCGCCGCCGCCGCGGCACCGGCCATGGGCGTCACCGCGGGCGCGGCGCGGGCTGCGATGGAGGCGCTGGTCGACCGCGGCCTGCTGGAGGTCGTCTCGCCCGAGCGCTACCGCAGCCATTGCCTCGTCCGGCATCTCGCCAAGTGCGCCGCGCCGGGGACTGGCCCGTCGAGGACTCACCTACGCGACCACCGCAGGGTGGCGTGA
- a CDS encoding sensor histidine kinase codes for MKHSSRSAADRSRRLRWWPTALFTAINTIGLSVLGWLLIDQDAQRREERLDAELLRVTSVVLRLVQYDGTLNTTFVNRDEINTQCPQFAILPGEAARFSGHVSQRTCVPVDPATLAGLAELGVRSGYRLHSYERGTGDELVRVGVEPFRSTDGQFIGAIVAVADATGQEDGHDRMILLVIGGVVLLAAAGGLAGHLLSGRVTRPVVAALEQQEVLLADTAHDLRTPVAGLRALAETAQANPDQHADLMARAVDLAARMGTIIDGLLMRARLAAGVEQLAIQPVWLDQLVTTVVEETPTGDAQVTVTVAATKVNADPGLVQRAVGNLLDNALRHGRRPDAPAVVHITVAGGRVMVADHGPGIDASVARESFDRFSSSGGSSGLGLSIVRWVAQAHGGTLRVYNAEEGGAIFELVLPAAES; via the coding sequence ATGAAGCACAGCAGCAGGTCGGCGGCGGACCGGTCGCGCCGGCTGCGCTGGTGGCCCACCGCGCTGTTCACCGCCATCAACACCATCGGGCTGTCCGTCCTCGGTTGGCTGCTGATCGACCAAGACGCGCAGCGGCGGGAGGAGCGGCTGGACGCGGAGCTGCTTCGGGTGACGTCGGTCGTGCTCCGGTTGGTCCAGTACGACGGCACGCTCAACACGACGTTCGTCAACCGGGACGAGATCAACACCCAGTGCCCGCAGTTCGCGATCCTCCCCGGGGAGGCCGCGCGGTTCTCCGGCCACGTCAGCCAGCGCACCTGCGTACCGGTGGATCCCGCGACGCTGGCCGGCCTCGCCGAGCTGGGGGTGCGCAGCGGCTACCGGCTGCACAGCTACGAGCGGGGCACCGGCGATGAGCTGGTACGGGTCGGCGTCGAGCCGTTTCGCAGCACCGACGGGCAGTTCATCGGGGCCATCGTCGCGGTGGCGGACGCGACGGGGCAGGAGGACGGGCACGACCGGATGATCCTGCTGGTCATCGGTGGCGTCGTGCTGCTGGCCGCCGCCGGCGGGTTGGCCGGCCACCTGCTGTCCGGCCGGGTGACGCGGCCGGTCGTGGCCGCCCTGGAGCAGCAGGAGGTGCTCCTGGCCGACACCGCGCACGACCTGCGTACGCCGGTGGCGGGGCTGCGGGCGCTGGCCGAGACGGCGCAGGCCAACCCGGACCAGCATGCCGACCTGATGGCTCGCGCGGTGGACCTTGCGGCGCGGATGGGCACGATCATCGACGGCCTGCTGATGCGCGCGCGGCTGGCCGCCGGGGTCGAGCAGTTGGCCATCCAGCCGGTGTGGCTGGACCAGCTGGTCACCACCGTCGTGGAGGAGACGCCCACCGGCGACGCGCAGGTCACGGTGACGGTGGCGGCGACCAAGGTGAACGCCGACCCCGGGCTGGTCCAGCGGGCCGTCGGCAACCTGCTGGACAACGCGCTGCGGCACGGGCGGCGACCGGACGCCCCCGCCGTCGTCCACATCACCGTCGCGGGCGGGCGCGTCATGGTGGCCGACCACGGACCGGGCATCGACGCCTCGGTGGCCAGGGAGAGCTTCGACCGGTTCAGCAGCAGCGGCGGGTCCAGCGGGCTCGGACTGTCCATCGTGCGCTGGGTGGCCCAGGCACACGGCGGCACGCTGCGGGTGTACAACGCGGAGGAGGGCGGCGCGATATTCGAGTTGGTGCTGCCGGCCGCCGAGTCCTGA
- a CDS encoding acyl-CoA thioesterase, with protein MDGDDVRGLRRADFPVLRELPTRWSDDDVYGHVNNVIHYSMFDTAVNGWLIEASGTDIRRLPAIGLVVETRCRYFAELRFPDVVTAGIRLERLGTSSVVYQLALFGGGREEPAAVGRFVHVYVDARSRQPVPVPDQVRGALRLLEPSADEGTP; from the coding sequence ATGGACGGCGACGACGTGCGCGGCCTGCGCCGCGCGGACTTTCCGGTGCTTCGTGAACTGCCGACCCGCTGGTCGGACGACGACGTCTACGGTCATGTCAACAACGTGATCCACTACTCGATGTTCGACACGGCGGTCAACGGCTGGTTGATCGAGGCGTCCGGCACCGACATCCGGCGGCTGCCGGCGATCGGCCTCGTGGTGGAGACCCGCTGCCGCTACTTCGCCGAGCTCCGCTTCCCGGATGTGGTGACCGCGGGGATCCGGCTGGAACGGCTGGGTACGTCCAGCGTCGTGTACCAGCTGGCGCTGTTCGGCGGTGGCCGGGAGGAGCCGGCGGCGGTGGGTCGCTTCGTGCACGTGTACGTGGACGCCCGGTCCCGTCAGCCGGTCCCGGTGCCCGACCAGGTGCGCGGTGCACTGCGGCTGCTGGAACCCAGCGCGGACGAGGGGACGCCATGA
- a CDS encoding response regulator transcription factor, translated as MPAGRHTVRVMVVEDDDDLRLAVTTDLAGAGLRVDQAVDIATADAALAAGDYACVVFDRMLPEGDSVHYVHRRREQGWAVPVLFLTARDSLADRVAGFEHGGDDYLVKPFAIAELTSRVLALCRRAGAGRPSVLRHADLVVDCARREVRRAGVLLTLTAKEFAVLEYLIARPEQAVGRDELIEHCWDSSTDPMSNVVDVVVRRLRGKLREPELIHTLRGRGYRLAGPRPGT; from the coding sequence ATGCCCGCGGGACGGCACACCGTGCGGGTGATGGTGGTCGAGGACGACGACGATCTGCGGCTCGCGGTCACGACCGATCTGGCCGGCGCCGGCCTGCGGGTCGACCAGGCGGTCGACATCGCCACCGCCGACGCGGCACTGGCCGCCGGCGACTACGCCTGCGTCGTGTTCGACCGGATGCTGCCCGAGGGTGACTCCGTCCACTATGTACACCGGCGGCGCGAGCAGGGCTGGGCTGTTCCGGTGCTGTTCCTGACGGCCCGCGACAGCCTGGCCGACCGGGTGGCGGGCTTCGAGCACGGCGGCGACGACTACCTGGTCAAGCCATTCGCCATCGCGGAGCTGACGTCCCGGGTGCTGGCCTTGTGCCGGCGCGCCGGCGCCGGCCGACCCTCGGTGTTGCGCCACGCCGACCTCGTGGTGGACTGTGCCCGCCGCGAGGTGCGGCGGGCGGGTGTGCTGCTCACCCTGACTGCCAAGGAGTTCGCCGTGCTGGAGTACCTGATCGCGCGGCCGGAGCAGGCCGTGGGGCGGGACGAGCTGATCGAGCACTGCTGGGACAGCAGCACCGACCCGATGTCGAACGTGGTCGACGTGGTGGTGCGCAGGCTGCGCGGAAAGCTGCGCGAACCGGAGCTGATTCACACCTTGCGGGGCCGCGGCTACCGGCTGGCCGGGCCGCGTCCGGGCACGTGA
- a CDS encoding helix-turn-helix transcriptional regulator translates to MLAARGARPAVLSTHAGIDAVLSAATGDVLITSSLYAGPGDPIGTLRRVDYENLRRGVRYRVLFPDRARAVPVLAARLGSLALAGAEVRTLPDVPMDAMVVDEALAILPHEQGDGRPGGVAIFRLPSMVSTIIELFERVWPAAVPLIASDVPQGAELSERERELLALLSDGWTDESAAARLGISVRTVRRMMSTIMNRLGARSRFQAGVKAADRGWLARRAG, encoded by the coding sequence ATGTTGGCTGCCCGCGGTGCCCGCCCGGCGGTGCTGTCGACGCACGCCGGGATCGACGCCGTGCTGTCGGCGGCCACCGGCGACGTGCTGATCACCAGCTCGCTGTACGCGGGTCCCGGCGACCCGATCGGCACGCTGCGCCGCGTCGACTACGAGAACCTGCGCCGCGGAGTGCGCTACCGGGTGCTCTTTCCGGACCGCGCCCGCGCCGTCCCGGTGCTGGCCGCACGGCTGGGCAGCCTCGCGCTGGCCGGCGCCGAGGTACGCACCCTGCCGGACGTGCCCATGGACGCGATGGTCGTCGACGAAGCGCTGGCCATCCTGCCCCACGAGCAGGGCGACGGCCGGCCGGGCGGCGTCGCCATCTTCCGGCTGCCCAGCATGGTGAGCACGATCATCGAGCTGTTCGAGCGGGTCTGGCCAGCGGCGGTGCCCCTCATCGCGTCCGACGTCCCGCAGGGCGCCGAGCTGTCCGAGCGCGAACGGGAGCTGCTGGCGCTGCTCTCGGACGGCTGGACCGACGAGTCCGCGGCGGCCCGCCTGGGCATCTCCGTCCGCACGGTCCGCCGCATGATGTCCACGATCATGAACCGGCTCGGCGCCCGCAGCCGGTTTCAGGCCGGGGTGAAGGCGGCCGACCGCGGCTGGCTCGCACGACGGGCGGGCTGA
- a CDS encoding alpha/beta hydrolase, whose amino-acid sequence MRVLAVVLAGAMVLAPAGAVAGPASGPAVPSLVWRACAPDLPGFECATAQVPLDYDRPRGAQITLALTRLPATDKARRIGSLFLNPGGPGGSGVDFVQIEGKRLYTAEVRARFDLVGFDPRGIARSTPVQCFDTTDEALAALPPFAFPFTRAEERAWIASNRTYAAACARRAGPIIDHMSTANVARDLDLLRRAVGDRKMTFAGYSYGSYIGSTYANMFPDRVRAVIVDGVIDPVSFATGRGDQARTLPVDARLVSEQGAYATLLEFLRLCDRGGDNCAFSAGDPKRRYDRLAKRLQAQALTLPDGAGGTITFGYHDLVASTLGALFDPFIWPVFADLLQQIDTLAQPAAAAEALRALRARLGQPGRRAYEQVQEGFAGVTCADTDNPDHVSAWARAARRADQKYPYFGRIWNWGSSICAFWPGRDGDRYTGPFNRRTANTVLVIGNRFDPATRYQDAVSTARMLPRSSLITVEGWGHTSLFLSSCVDGHVSRYLLTGQAPGRRVVCGVDAIPFAGTTSRDLAGDELSDRGLHLVPPVLRLGR is encoded by the coding sequence ATGCGTGTGCTGGCTGTCGTCCTCGCCGGTGCGATGGTCCTGGCTCCGGCGGGCGCGGTGGCCGGGCCGGCGTCCGGCCCGGCCGTGCCCTCACTGGTCTGGCGGGCGTGCGCGCCTGATCTGCCGGGCTTCGAGTGCGCGACCGCGCAGGTGCCGCTGGACTACGACCGGCCGCGGGGCGCGCAGATCACGCTGGCGTTGACCCGGCTGCCGGCCACCGACAAGGCCCGCCGCATCGGCTCGCTGTTCCTCAACCCCGGCGGGCCGGGCGGTTCCGGCGTGGACTTCGTGCAGATCGAGGGCAAGCGGCTCTACACCGCCGAGGTGCGGGCCAGGTTCGACCTGGTCGGCTTCGACCCGCGCGGCATCGCCCGCAGCACCCCGGTGCAGTGCTTCGACACCACCGACGAGGCGCTGGCCGCCCTGCCACCGTTCGCGTTCCCGTTCACCCGGGCGGAGGAGCGGGCGTGGATCGCCAGCAACCGGACGTACGCCGCCGCCTGCGCCCGCCGGGCCGGACCGATCATCGACCACATGTCGACCGCGAACGTGGCCCGCGACCTGGACCTTCTGCGCCGCGCGGTCGGTGATCGGAAGATGACCTTCGCCGGGTACTCGTACGGCTCCTACATCGGCTCCACGTACGCCAACATGTTCCCGGACCGGGTCCGCGCGGTCATCGTCGACGGGGTGATCGACCCGGTGTCCTTCGCGACCGGCCGCGGCGACCAGGCCAGGACGCTGCCCGTCGACGCCCGGCTGGTCAGCGAGCAGGGCGCCTACGCGACGCTGCTGGAGTTCCTGCGGCTGTGCGACCGGGGCGGCGACAACTGCGCGTTCTCGGCGGGCGACCCGAAGCGGCGGTACGACCGGCTGGCGAAGCGGCTGCAGGCCCAGGCCCTCACCCTGCCCGACGGCGCGGGCGGCACGATCACGTTCGGCTACCACGACCTGGTGGCCTCGACGCTCGGCGCGCTGTTCGACCCGTTCATCTGGCCGGTTTTCGCCGACCTCCTCCAGCAGATCGACACGCTGGCCCAGCCGGCAGCGGCGGCCGAGGCGCTGCGCGCCCTGCGGGCCCGGCTCGGCCAGCCGGGGCGGCGGGCGTACGAGCAGGTCCAGGAGGGCTTCGCCGGGGTCACGTGCGCGGACACGGACAACCCGGACCACGTCTCGGCCTGGGCGCGGGCCGCCCGGCGGGCGGACCAGAAGTACCCGTACTTCGGCCGGATCTGGAACTGGGGCTCCAGCATCTGCGCGTTCTGGCCGGGCCGGGACGGCGACCGGTACACCGGGCCGTTCAACCGGCGTACCGCCAACACGGTCCTGGTGATCGGCAACCGCTTCGACCCGGCCACCCGCTACCAGGACGCGGTGAGCACGGCCAGGATGCTGCCGCGGTCGTCCCTGATCACGGTCGAGGGTTGGGGGCACACCTCGCTGTTCCTGTCCTCCTGTGTGGACGGTCACGTCAGCCGGTACCTGCTCACCGGGCAGGCCCCCGGCCGGCGCGTGGTTTGCGGCGTGGATGCCATCCCCTTCGCGGGGACGACCTCACGGGACCTTGCTGGCGACGAGCTGAGCGACCGGGGCCTGCACCTTGTCCCGCCAGTGCTCCGACTTGGCCGCTAG
- a CDS encoding LLM class F420-dependent oxidoreductase encodes MKLGLHYWNYSTPADPAAIAPTLAETARVAEQAGVSSFTVMDHYFQMDAMAAADEPMLEGYTTLGYLAGRTERMTLGLLVTGVMYRYPGLLAKIVSTLDVLSGGRARLGIGASWYEREQRGLGVPVVPVAERFERLEETLRICRQMWSEDNGPFEGKHYQLAETLCVPAPLSRPYPPIMIGGGGERKTLLLAARYADACNVFGTAPADVAHKLNVLRGHCEAEGRSYDAIEKTVLVTRPALLDVDAFVADVAEYAKLGVTEVQTMPEGHPVEFVHQLAERVVPRLADI; translated from the coding sequence ATGAAGCTTGGATTGCACTACTGGAATTACTCCACGCCGGCCGACCCGGCGGCGATCGCGCCGACCCTGGCCGAGACCGCGCGGGTCGCGGAGCAGGCTGGGGTCTCGTCCTTCACCGTCATGGACCACTACTTCCAGATGGACGCTATGGCGGCGGCCGACGAGCCGATGCTCGAGGGCTACACGACGCTGGGCTACCTGGCGGGCCGGACCGAGCGGATGACGCTCGGGTTGCTGGTCACCGGGGTGATGTACCGGTACCCGGGACTCCTGGCCAAGATCGTCAGCACGCTGGACGTGTTGTCCGGCGGCCGGGCCCGGTTGGGCATCGGGGCGTCCTGGTACGAGCGCGAGCAGCGGGGTCTGGGCGTGCCGGTCGTACCGGTGGCCGAGCGCTTCGAGCGCCTGGAGGAGACGCTGCGGATCTGCCGGCAGATGTGGAGCGAGGACAACGGTCCGTTCGAGGGCAAGCACTACCAGTTGGCGGAGACGCTGTGCGTGCCGGCCCCGCTGAGCCGGCCGTACCCGCCGATCATGATCGGCGGCGGTGGCGAGCGGAAGACGCTCCTGCTCGCGGCCCGGTACGCCGACGCGTGCAACGTGTTCGGCACCGCGCCCGCGGACGTGGCGCACAAGTTGAACGTCCTGCGTGGACACTGCGAGGCGGAGGGCCGCAGCTACGACGCCATCGAGAAGACGGTGCTCGTGACCCGCCCGGCCCTGCTCGACGTCGACGCGTTCGTCGCGGACGTGGCCGAGTACGCCAAGCTCGGCGTGACCGAGGTGCAGACGATGCCGGAGGGGCACCCGGTCGAGTTCGTCCACCAGCTCGCCGAACGGGTCGTGCCCCGGCTCGCCGACATCTGA